A region of uncultured Desulfobacter sp. DNA encodes the following proteins:
- a CDS encoding GspMb/PilO family protein, translating to MKNSSLITKERVVILSVGLLILVVGAIYRFSPDLSIFSVSEKMDRVVKYQKRAGDLAGLEDRNIFLTSHVERLSGVLISAGSNELAGAKIQGLLKEMARKGNIGLISIKTQKPDEKAYKYLSVIPVKLTFKSTVGQLRDIIFEIETSQKLLAVSELRVIKPSGKETEDLNVIMTVQGFSKKQG from the coding sequence ATGAAAAATAGCTCCCTGATCACTAAAGAACGGGTGGTTATCCTTTCAGTGGGGTTGCTTATCCTTGTCGTCGGGGCGATCTACAGGTTTTCTCCGGACCTATCCATATTTTCAGTGTCAGAAAAAATGGATAGGGTTGTAAAGTACCAGAAAAGAGCCGGAGATCTTGCGGGGCTTGAAGACAGGAATATTTTCCTGACTTCCCATGTTGAAAGGTTGTCAGGGGTGTTGATTTCCGCCGGTTCAAATGAACTGGCTGGCGCTAAAATTCAAGGCCTTCTCAAAGAGATGGCCCGTAAGGGGAATATTGGGCTCATCAGTATTAAAACCCAAAAACCCGATGAGAAAGCATATAAATATTTATCGGTAATACCGGTCAAACTGACGTTTAAATCAACGGTAGGGCAGCTTAGGGATATTATATTTGAAATTGAAACATCTCAGAAACTGTTGGCTGTATCTGAATTACGGGTTATCAAACCGTCCGGGAAGGAAACTGAGGATTTGAATGTGATCATGACGGTTCAGGGCTTTTCAAAAAAGCAGGGCTGA
- a CDS encoding ABC transporter substrate binding protein, which translates to MKQLLWAMILIISLVPWEVAQGNNKAAVFISDTIKPYFEAVSGLEAGLKGKRVDLKIVEIKNMTQSEFGETGKALLADGYTYWAAAGPEAMAKSYKCNLPQVSGRVYFMVLDPENVIEPSTVLSCGISLKISVFRQVEEIIGAFPQGLKPGLIFDPRYNVGFAEQALSGFHTFGIPLSLLKVNSRNQVAQVLAEGMKHLNMLWMIPDQTVISESIIQYIIKQAMERNIGIVGYNRYFVRQGAVAAFVIDYEKVGRQAAQILTDMMDGHACQMPEPAFEFTVNTELIRLLGMEPVPEDGGVK; encoded by the coding sequence ATGAAACAGCTGCTTTGGGCAATGATTTTAATCATCAGCCTGGTTCCCTGGGAGGTGGCACAGGGCAACAATAAAGCAGCTGTTTTTATTTCAGACACAATTAAACCCTACTTTGAGGCTGTCAGCGGACTGGAAGCCGGACTGAAAGGAAAACGGGTTGATCTCAAAATTGTAGAGATAAAAAACATGACTCAGTCTGAGTTCGGGGAAACAGGCAAAGCCTTGCTGGCGGATGGTTATACCTACTGGGCAGCTGCCGGCCCCGAGGCAATGGCTAAATCGTATAAGTGTAACCTGCCCCAGGTCAGTGGCAGAGTGTATTTCATGGTTCTGGACCCCGAAAATGTAATAGAGCCGTCAACTGTTCTGTCCTGCGGCATCAGCCTGAAGATTTCAGTTTTCAGGCAGGTTGAAGAGATTATTGGCGCGTTCCCCCAGGGACTTAAACCAGGGCTCATTTTTGATCCCCGGTATAATGTCGGTTTTGCTGAACAGGCATTGTCCGGGTTTCACACATTCGGGATACCGCTATCCCTGCTGAAGGTTAACTCCAGAAACCAGGTGGCCCAAGTGCTGGCTGAAGGAATGAAGCATCTTAATATGCTTTGGATGATTCCTGACCAGACCGTTATTTCCGAAAGTATTATTCAGTATATTATAAAACAGGCAATGGAGCGAAATATAGGTATTGTTGGCTATAACAGGTATTTTGTCCGACAGGGAGCTGTTGCCGCCTTTGTCATTGACTACGAAAAGGTCGGGCGACAGGCCGCACAAATTTTGACCGATATGATGGACGGTCACGCCTGCCAGATGCCTGAGCCAGCGTTTGAGTTTACTGTAAACACTGAACTGATCCGGTTGTTAGGGATGGAACCGGTCCCCGAAGATGGTGGGGTGAAATGA
- a CDS encoding sigma-54 dependent transcriptional regulator has protein sequence MENANILIADDEERMRHLLALMLERNGYQVDQAGDGAEALESLRKNQYDLLISDIKMPKMDGMSLLRALKVENIYLPVVFITAFATVDASVEAMKAGASDYITKPFEEERIIMTVGRCLDLSRVMAENRQLKEEIKSISYKTNIVYESSQMNEVINLGGRVAPTSSAVMITGESGTGKELLARYIHENSERRGSRFVPLNCAAITPTLVESELFGYEKGAFTGAESRKKGKFEYATKGTLFLDEIGDMPKEAQAKLLRALQEQRFQRVGGNREIPVDVRIICATNRNLKKMAEQGDFRSDLLYRINVFPIEMPPLRERKEDIVPLAKYFLSLQTRKGDIELTENACDMLRQYGWPGNVRELQNVIERAVILAGNVKTITSDSLFFLEDETPMPEEDSGFILPENGISLESIQLDLAKQALEKTGYNQTAAAKLLGMTRAKFRVLVKKS, from the coding sequence ATGGAAAACGCAAATATATTGATTGCAGATGATGAAGAACGGATGCGTCATTTACTGGCACTTATGCTGGAACGGAACGGGTACCAGGTCGATCAGGCCGGGGACGGTGCTGAGGCCCTAGAGTCACTGAGGAAAAATCAGTACGATCTGCTGATCAGCGATATTAAAATGCCCAAAATGGACGGGATGTCCTTGCTCAGGGCTCTTAAGGTTGAAAATATTTATTTGCCGGTTGTCTTTATTACAGCTTTTGCCACCGTAGATGCGTCAGTTGAGGCGATGAAAGCCGGGGCCTCGGACTATATTACCAAGCCCTTTGAAGAAGAGCGCATTATAATGACGGTAGGCAGGTGCCTTGATTTGTCCCGTGTTATGGCTGAAAACAGGCAGCTTAAAGAAGAGATAAAAAGCATCTCTTATAAAACAAATATTGTTTATGAATCAAGCCAGATGAATGAGGTGATAAATTTGGGTGGCCGGGTGGCGCCGACTTCATCCGCTGTTATGATCACCGGGGAGTCCGGTACCGGGAAAGAGTTGCTTGCCAGGTATATCCATGAGAACAGTGAACGTCGGGGAAGCCGGTTTGTTCCTTTGAATTGCGCAGCCATAACCCCCACGTTGGTGGAGTCAGAGCTCTTCGGATATGAAAAGGGTGCATTTACAGGTGCAGAGTCAAGAAAAAAAGGAAAATTTGAATATGCCACAAAAGGTACCCTGTTTTTGGATGAAATCGGTGATATGCCCAAAGAGGCTCAGGCAAAGCTGCTAAGAGCCCTACAGGAACAACGGTTTCAGCGGGTTGGAGGAAACAGGGAGATTCCTGTTGATGTAAGGATTATATGCGCCACTAATCGCAATTTGAAAAAAATGGCTGAACAGGGAGATTTTAGAAGTGACCTGTTATACAGGATTAATGTGTTCCCCATTGAAATGCCGCCCCTAAGGGAACGAAAAGAGGATATTGTACCACTTGCAAAATATTTTCTTTCCCTGCAGACCCGGAAAGGTGATATTGAGCTGACTGAAAACGCTTGTGATATGCTTCGACAATATGGGTGGCCCGGCAACGTCCGAGAGCTTCAAAATGTTATTGAGCGGGCTGTCATTTTAGCAGGCAATGTCAAAACAATTACATCTGATTCACTGTTTTTTCTTGAGGACGAAACCCCCATGCCTGAAGAAGATAGCGGCTTTATTCTACCGGAGAACGGCATTTCCCTGGAAAGTATTCAGCTGGATTTAGCCAAACAGGCACTTGAGAAAACCGGGTATAATCAAACGGCCGCAGCCAAGCTGCTGGGAATGACCCGTGCAAAATTCAGGGTACTGGTTAAAAAGTCATGA
- the gspD gene encoding type II secretion system secretin GspD translates to MIRNRQLFYWCLGLSALLFSSGCTSILGTSEPVSNDPNAFYKTETLTGKGLQTEHPESGAVEVQDDADPDITQEPVKSVTDKQIAQQLFTKQAQEPEAHSMVKVQRPVRLSQYPVKKTTDHGDVVINFDNASLSEVIRTFAEILKLDYILDTGIKGSVTVHTAGGLHPDQVFPVFSQILEANGLAAVEERGLYRIVALENASKLPANIHLRSDMADAAPGERIIIQIISLNHIRVNEMVKILEPFLSSVGTIVSHEDSNTMLIVDKGIVVLKALNLVHLFDIDTFSQKDHRFFHVQYTDVDETLSLLQELLTAYDKQGDKISLIPIKRLSAIIGISSDSKALSWVENMLKQIDAPGYDASTKIYIYKVQNGTAADLSSILTTVFSESDQEDGKKQQDESATALAGSRTEPDKQTINRLLKDGGTDTGTSANTNAIKTTGLPAREKTTTDTSQVKVQQSKSYALSDTGADTLKGSIKISTDENRNALIIEAYPSDYQIVKKVIEQLDIMPRQVLIEVTIADISLTDKSDMGIEWTKYLSGQGFSGQTSGSIGSSGLNFSIGLSDKWETALSFLASENRVNILSTPVILATDNKEASIDVADEIPVVSTSYTTVTDGNNVVTNTVEYRKTGIILTVTPHINDKGFVTLELNQEVSNTGDGVDAGGETYLSFRTRNINTTFTVNHQQTVMIGGLMTSTNSDDSTGLPLLYKIPGLKWIFGQDSTSFEKTELAIFITPHVIYSMEEIATITREFRQRTSKYAQGSEPESEK, encoded by the coding sequence ATGATCAGAAACAGACAACTTTTTTATTGGTGCCTCGGGCTTAGTGCATTGCTCTTTTCCAGTGGATGTACCTCTATCCTGGGCACCAGCGAGCCTGTCTCCAATGACCCCAACGCCTTTTATAAAACGGAAACCCTCACTGGAAAAGGGCTGCAGACAGAACATCCAGAATCCGGCGCTGTTGAGGTGCAGGATGACGCTGATCCGGATATAACCCAAGAACCTGTGAAGTCTGTAACGGACAAACAGATTGCCCAGCAGCTTTTCACAAAACAGGCACAGGAACCCGAGGCTCATTCAATGGTCAAAGTTCAAAGGCCGGTTCGCCTTAGTCAATACCCGGTTAAAAAAACAACAGATCATGGGGATGTTGTCATTAATTTTGATAATGCAAGTTTAAGTGAGGTGATCCGTACATTTGCAGAAATTCTCAAGCTGGACTATATTCTGGATACCGGCATAAAAGGCAGCGTTACCGTGCATACGGCCGGAGGCCTTCATCCGGATCAGGTATTTCCGGTTTTTTCCCAGATCTTGGAGGCCAACGGCCTGGCAGCTGTCGAAGAGCGAGGGCTTTACCGGATCGTTGCTCTTGAGAATGCGTCTAAGCTGCCTGCCAATATTCATCTTCGTTCTGACATGGCTGATGCCGCCCCTGGAGAGAGAATAATTATTCAGATTATTTCTCTTAACCATATTCGTGTCAATGAGATGGTGAAGATACTGGAACCTTTTCTTTCTTCCGTTGGTACCATTGTTTCCCATGAGGATTCAAACACCATGCTGATCGTGGACAAGGGAATAGTGGTGCTCAAAGCTTTAAATCTGGTACATCTGTTTGATATTGATACATTCAGCCAGAAGGACCATCGGTTTTTTCATGTTCAATATACAGATGTCGATGAAACTCTCTCCTTATTGCAGGAGTTGCTTACGGCATATGATAAACAGGGTGATAAAATTTCTTTGATCCCCATTAAGCGTCTAAGCGCAATTATTGGGATCAGCTCCGATTCCAAAGCTCTGAGCTGGGTGGAAAATATGCTGAAGCAGATAGACGCTCCGGGATATGATGCGTCCACAAAAATTTATATATATAAGGTGCAAAATGGCACCGCCGCAGACTTAAGCAGTATTTTGACAACGGTTTTTTCAGAATCAGATCAGGAAGATGGAAAAAAACAGCAGGACGAATCAGCGACGGCATTGGCAGGTTCCCGAACAGAGCCGGACAAACAGACCATAAACCGGCTCCTTAAAGATGGTGGAACGGACACGGGAACCTCTGCAAATACGAATGCCATCAAGACAACAGGCTTGCCTGCAAGGGAGAAAACGACCACCGATACATCTCAAGTGAAGGTGCAACAGTCCAAATCCTATGCTCTGTCTGATACCGGTGCCGATACCTTAAAGGGGAGTATCAAAATTTCAACGGATGAAAATAGGAATGCATTAATTATAGAAGCCTATCCATCTGATTATCAAATTGTAAAGAAAGTGATTGAGCAGCTTGACATTATGCCGCGGCAGGTCCTCATAGAAGTCACCATTGCCGATATCTCGTTGACGGATAAAAGCGATATGGGCATTGAGTGGACCAAATATCTTTCCGGTCAAGGATTTAGTGGGCAAACTTCCGGCTCCATTGGGTCAAGCGGTCTCAATTTTTCCATAGGCTTATCTGATAAGTGGGAGACGGCCTTATCATTTTTAGCCAGTGAAAACAGGGTAAATATCCTATCCACACCAGTTATACTGGCGACAGATAATAAGGAAGCAAGCATAGATGTGGCCGATGAGATTCCTGTTGTGAGCACGTCATATACCACTGTAACCGATGGGAATAATGTGGTAACCAACACGGTAGAGTACAGAAAAACAGGTATCATTTTGACGGTAACTCCTCATATAAATGACAAGGGATTTGTAACTTTGGAGTTAAACCAGGAAGTCAGCAACACTGGTGATGGCGTAGACGCTGGCGGAGAAACATATCTTTCTTTTCGAACACGGAATATAAATACTACCTTTACAGTCAATCACCAACAAACCGTTATGATCGGCGGGCTCATGACCAGTACCAACAGTGATGACTCAACCGGTTTACCGCTTTTGTATAAGATTCCGGGACTGAAATGGATCTTTGGACAGGATTCAACATCTTTTGAGAAAACCGAGCTGGCAATTTTTATTACACCACATGTCATATATTCAATGGAAGAAATCGCCACCATTACACGGGAATTTCGTCAAAGGACAAGTAAGTATGCGCAAGGCTCAGAGCCAGAGTCTGAAAAATGA
- a CDS encoding TonB-dependent receptor translates to MENNRCCYAEESTDLMWVGEDLKVITTASGREEGAWKAPAIADVITRECIEQSGASGLSDVLDSEPGFFVSPAEAGNTIYLRGMPNAALMLNDSVPTGSGMNKNYNSINPYFSLESIKRIEIIKGPGSVLWGADALTGIVNIVPLTGKDYQGAETGLRYGSGDIKESAYFRWGGEKGDRNWFMALSGGKGAQADEETYNVVRFWGSGDLSSPVSPGERYGSGTADESEFFEFTGNGGFGELLKLSTNLSFYNMPYTRSEESGEIVWEEVNQALSGFIKLEGSKKYNFSSGLRWTAYMSWFDTATKIVDLDLDSRDRVFFGELVHEKNVWNGNGLITTGVSVRQEEIDDLPVWDNYYPDYFSSDNYSFLPWWDAYDYSIRTTSAFGQYQHTVKQVDMWIGGRWDDHEQSGSNVSYNTGLSWTPSKQWGVKCTYGNAYRTPVAKQLQEEKTDMENIETLSGQTEWTPNKKIQMDVTGFYSRLRGGYVEDSAIGLSEPINRDFYGIEFKMKYSPVQPLDVNSGISWVNSSGRDVHFRYNDYSYYENGQIVDHYIDIYEPYDTGPEILFNSDVTWHINKWLSARLECRYISEISARYLLDDEVQTYDDVWLIDAGIRIKDMFRWKLNADIIAKNILDQSYLQPGIFGPVQGEKFSLELKFSKRF, encoded by the coding sequence GTGGAAAATAATCGCTGTTGTTATGCGGAAGAGAGCACTGATCTCATGTGGGTCGGGGAGGATCTTAAGGTGATTACCACCGCCTCCGGCCGTGAAGAGGGAGCCTGGAAGGCGCCGGCTATTGCAGATGTAATCACCCGGGAGTGCATTGAGCAAAGCGGGGCTTCAGGGCTATCTGATGTGCTGGATTCAGAACCCGGATTTTTTGTCTCCCCGGCAGAGGCTGGGAACACAATTTATTTAAGAGGTATGCCCAATGCCGCGCTGATGCTCAACGATTCTGTTCCCACAGGATCCGGAATGAATAAAAATTACAACAGCATCAACCCATATTTTTCTTTGGAGTCGATTAAACGCATTGAAATTATAAAAGGACCAGGATCTGTTTTATGGGGGGCGGATGCCCTCACAGGCATTGTAAACATTGTCCCGCTTACCGGAAAAGACTACCAGGGAGCTGAAACAGGTCTTCGTTACGGATCTGGTGATATAAAAGAAAGCGCCTATTTCCGCTGGGGCGGAGAAAAGGGGGATCGGAACTGGTTTATGGCTCTGAGCGGCGGTAAAGGGGCCCAGGCAGATGAAGAGACGTATAATGTGGTCCGTTTCTGGGGATCCGGTGATCTGTCCAGTCCTGTGTCGCCTGGTGAGCGATATGGATCAGGAACTGCGGATGAGTCCGAGTTTTTTGAATTTACCGGAAATGGCGGGTTTGGTGAGCTGCTCAAACTCAGCACCAATCTGTCATTTTATAATATGCCCTACACCCGGTCGGAAGAGAGCGGAGAGATAGTCTGGGAAGAGGTGAACCAGGCGCTGTCCGGGTTTATCAAGCTTGAGGGCAGTAAAAAGTATAATTTTAGTTCCGGCTTAAGATGGACCGCCTACATGTCCTGGTTTGATACGGCTACGAAAATTGTTGATCTGGATCTGGATAGCAGGGACCGCGTGTTCTTTGGCGAGCTGGTCCATGAAAAAAACGTCTGGAATGGAAATGGCCTGATCACAACGGGCGTCTCCGTCAGACAGGAAGAGATTGATGATCTGCCTGTCTGGGACAATTATTATCCGGATTATTTTTCATCTGATAACTACTCCTTCCTTCCGTGGTGGGATGCTTATGATTATTCCATCAGAACGACTTCGGCATTCGGTCAATACCAGCATACCGTCAAGCAGGTGGATATGTGGATCGGAGGCCGCTGGGACGATCATGAGCAGTCCGGCAGCAATGTTTCGTATAACACAGGCCTTTCATGGACCCCTTCCAAGCAATGGGGAGTAAAATGTACCTATGGAAATGCCTATCGGACACCAGTTGCCAAACAGCTGCAGGAAGAGAAAACTGATATGGAGAATATTGAGACTCTCTCTGGTCAAACGGAGTGGACACCCAATAAAAAGATTCAAATGGATGTTACCGGTTTTTACAGCAGACTGAGGGGCGGGTATGTGGAAGACTCTGCAATCGGTCTTTCCGAACCGATTAACAGAGATTTCTATGGTATTGAGTTTAAAATGAAATATTCACCAGTGCAGCCTTTGGATGTTAACTCGGGAATTTCTTGGGTGAATAGTTCCGGCCGGGATGTCCATTTCCGTTATAATGATTACTCCTATTACGAGAATGGGCAGATTGTTGACCACTATATCGATATTTATGAACCTTATGATACAGGCCCTGAAATACTGTTCAATTCAGATGTTACCTGGCATATAAACAAGTGGCTCAGTGCCAGGCTTGAATGCCGGTATATTTCAGAAATATCTGCAAGGTATCTGCTGGATGATGAGGTCCAGACCTATGACGATGTTTGGCTCATTGATGCCGGGATCAGGATAAAAGATATGTTTCGCTGGAAACTGAACGCGGATATCATTGCGAAAAATATACTGGACCAGAGCTATTTACAACCAGGGATATTCGGCCCGGTACAGGGTGAAAAATTCAGTCTTGAACTTAAATTTTCAAAGCGGTTTTAA
- a CDS encoding type II secretion system protein GspK — protein MKLDEKGLALVFVLWVLVFISVIAGGFSFAARQGRKTVYSEGIKTKAYYISLAGFNAALAGLIQAGKEKKEDEVWRVNADLPSMPFGEGRFQVFISNDSGKINLNKADMGMIQLLLTNSELSDHDKDVIVSSILDWRDKDSFARLNGAEKEYYSSLPNPYTPRNDNFSSPSELLKVRGITQEIFAAFFKNRLSVKIDENELLPQKSSIQEYLQLENRGVQNGIQTFFTIEKRREMNRVGKQYDHSKININAAAAGMLLCLPGMTENLVEQVLAYRREKDLISLSDFEAIVGKEVFAGISKYLSLNLSRYYTITSAGWVNGSEIIQRVRMDVWVDNKNWNEYKVVQRY, from the coding sequence TTGAAGCTCGATGAAAAAGGGCTTGCCCTGGTATTTGTCCTTTGGGTTCTGGTCTTTATTTCCGTTATTGCCGGGGGCTTCTCCTTTGCAGCCCGGCAGGGAAGAAAGACTGTATATTCAGAAGGGATAAAGACAAAGGCATATTATATCTCTTTGGCCGGGTTTAATGCGGCGTTGGCAGGACTTATTCAAGCCGGTAAAGAAAAAAAAGAGGACGAGGTGTGGCGGGTAAATGCTGATCTTCCATCCATGCCCTTTGGGGAAGGACGCTTCCAGGTTTTTATTTCAAATGACAGCGGCAAGATCAACCTGAATAAAGCAGATATGGGGATGATCCAGCTGCTGCTCACCAATTCTGAATTGAGTGATCATGATAAAGATGTGATCGTAAGTTCAATTTTGGACTGGCGGGACAAGGATAGTTTTGCACGCCTTAATGGTGCTGAAAAAGAGTATTACAGCTCTTTGCCCAACCCGTATACACCACGAAACGATAATTTTTCAAGCCCTTCTGAGTTGCTTAAAGTCCGGGGTATCACCCAGGAGATTTTTGCTGCGTTTTTCAAAAATCGGCTCAGTGTGAAAATAGATGAAAATGAGCTGCTTCCTCAAAAGTCGTCCATACAGGAATACCTGCAGCTTGAGAACAGGGGCGTTCAGAATGGTATTCAGACTTTCTTCACTATAGAAAAAAGAAGAGAGATGAACCGCGTTGGTAAACAATATGACCATTCAAAAATTAATATCAATGCCGCAGCTGCAGGGATGTTACTTTGTCTGCCCGGAATGACAGAAAACCTGGTTGAGCAGGTTTTGGCATACCGCCGGGAAAAAGATTTGATCTCTTTATCCGATTTTGAGGCCATTGTGGGCAAAGAGGTTTTTGCAGGAATCAGTAAATACCTCTCTCTCAATCTTAGCCGATACTATACCATTACGTCTGCTGGGTGGGTAAACGGGTCGGAAATTATCCAGCGGGTAAGGATGGATGTTTGGGTTGATAATAAAAATTGGAACGAGTATAAGGTGGTGCAACGCTATTAG
- a CDS encoding PilN domain-containing protein, translating to MDIKSFLYNTLSQNSIGVTVHEDRICVSWLKGSIHGLSFSGGGVFGREPDGKSDSLNFLDGILSDFIQKHAIKSFDLYLGLPDDGCLIKTIALPVSVKDEIGAVLQYEIEKYIPMPASEVEFGYRVISQEKASESIQLLLQVIKKDRLKPFIGLKDFISGGLTGIMLTSSAVNEYQDFLESGGKMAANSNDYLSDMEDPCVIGAAALAFQKFNLQKDRINFLPERFRKKPSRIPLMVFLVLLSLNLIALMVMGASYFIQHRIQNNQLDEKLVLLKQQVLKTETLAQRIQFLEQNVSEISQVVTSRPSMLDILNELSTITPMDTHLTEFEFKKNTVWIKGLSINASRLLRIYEASDLFSNVGFESKIEIRDGRQETFVIKMTYGGKNEK from the coding sequence TTGGATATTAAATCATTTTTATACAATACGTTATCTCAGAACAGTATCGGAGTGACTGTTCACGAGGACCGAATCTGTGTCAGCTGGTTAAAAGGGTCAATTCATGGGCTCTCTTTTTCAGGTGGCGGTGTTTTTGGCCGTGAACCGGATGGTAAAAGCGACAGTCTCAATTTTCTGGATGGGATACTTTCAGATTTCATACAAAAACATGCCATAAAATCCTTTGATCTTTATCTGGGCCTTCCTGATGACGGATGTCTTATAAAAACAATAGCGTTACCCGTATCTGTCAAGGATGAAATAGGGGCCGTGCTTCAATATGAAATAGAAAAATATATTCCAATGCCGGCTTCCGAGGTTGAATTCGGCTATCGGGTGATCTCCCAGGAAAAGGCTTCAGAGAGCATTCAGTTACTGCTTCAGGTGATTAAAAAGGACCGGCTCAAACCTTTTATCGGGTTAAAGGATTTTATTTCCGGAGGCCTCACCGGCATTATGCTCACAAGCAGTGCCGTTAATGAGTATCAGGATTTTCTGGAATCCGGCGGAAAAATGGCTGCCAACAGCAATGATTACTTGTCAGATATGGAAGACCCCTGCGTTATCGGGGCTGCCGCACTTGCCTTTCAGAAATTTAATCTGCAGAAGGATCGGATCAATTTTTTACCTGAACGATTCAGGAAAAAACCTTCCAGAATTCCCTTGATGGTGTTTCTGGTCCTGTTGTCTTTAAATCTGATCGCACTTATGGTCATGGGGGCAAGTTATTTCATACAACACAGAATTCAGAACAATCAGCTTGATGAAAAGCTGGTTCTGTTGAAGCAGCAGGTGCTAAAGACAGAGACTTTGGCGCAGCGAATACAGTTTCTTGAGCAGAATGTCAGTGAGATAAGTCAGGTTGTGACCTCCCGGCCGTCTATGCTGGATATTTTAAATGAGTTAAGCACCATAACACCTATGGATACCCATTTGACTGAATTTGAGTTTAAAAAAAATACGGTCTGGATTAAAGGCTTGTCCATCAATGCATCCAGGTTACTCAGGATTTATGAGGCTTCTGATCTGTTTTCAAATGTCGGGTTCGAATCTAAGATAGAGATTAGAGATGGCCGGCAGGAAACTTTTGTCATAAAAATGACATATGGCGGTAAAAATGAAAAATAG
- a CDS encoding HAMP domain-containing sensor histidine kinase, whose protein sequence is MTIFRNSGIQLRLLVAALIMVTGVAFALQLAGLQITKEFMQKRFADRISFLAKYLALNAEVGVLINDREGLKSLALNLLGEEDVGRVTICDNQNSVLVDIERQVPSPISYVETPVFFKKAGGENMLFATPKHNPFRRSSQENIQTIGKVKIVYSTHGINVLMIEIMIKFFFLSGVLALVGGGVFFFISRPMVREVRNLADSAEKVGKGDLNYRAELGSLPETRKLSSAFNEMLDSLEQNRLRLDEANTRMARHQALAEVGKFSLMIAHELKNPLGIIKSSFDMLRKDFHIPKDNSFSWYIEDEIRHVNSLVEDFLAFSRPTHSAFKKIDLNGMLSDICTRFKVMYNDSPDIIFRLPEISETPFYADADEALLTRSVSNLLKNAFESVGDSGMVIVKVATTQKGDWQVDVMDTGQGIPLEDLERIFEPFYTTKSKGSGLGLAFVKQAVTAHGGEISAVNRPESGSKFSLIIPGIKE, encoded by the coding sequence ATGACGATATTTCGAAACAGCGGAATCCAGCTCAGGCTATTGGTTGCGGCACTGATTATGGTGACCGGCGTCGCTTTTGCCCTGCAGCTTGCCGGACTCCAGATTACGAAAGAATTTATGCAAAAACGGTTTGCTGATCGCATTTCCTTTCTGGCAAAGTATCTTGCTCTTAATGCCGAAGTCGGGGTGTTAATCAATGACAGAGAGGGCCTTAAAAGCCTGGCATTGAACCTTTTAGGTGAGGAAGATGTAGGGCGGGTCACGATTTGTGATAATCAGAATTCGGTCCTGGTTGACATTGAACGACAAGTCCCTTCTCCCATCTCTTATGTGGAAACCCCGGTGTTTTTTAAAAAGGCCGGTGGTGAAAACATGCTTTTTGCTACCCCGAAGCACAATCCCTTCAGGCGGTCTTCCCAGGAGAACATTCAGACCATTGGAAAAGTTAAAATTGTATATTCAACTCACGGCATCAATGTCCTGATGATTGAGATTATGATTAAGTTTTTTTTTCTTTCCGGGGTGCTGGCCCTGGTTGGAGGCGGCGTTTTCTTTTTTATATCACGACCTATGGTCCGGGAGGTCCGGAATCTTGCAGATAGTGCCGAAAAAGTCGGGAAAGGTGATTTAAACTATCGTGCCGAACTCGGTTCACTTCCTGAAACCCGAAAGTTATCCTCCGCTTTTAATGAGATGCTGGATTCTTTGGAGCAAAACCGACTGAGGCTTGATGAGGCAAACACAAGAATGGCCAGGCACCAGGCCTTGGCGGAGGTCGGTAAGTTTTCTCTCATGATTGCCCATGAATTAAAAAATCCATTGGGGATTATTAAAAGTTCCTTTGATATGCTGAGAAAAGATTTCCATATCCCGAAAGATAATTCGTTTTCATGGTATATCGAAGACGAAATTCGCCATGTCAACAGCCTGGTCGAAGATTTTCTCGCTTTTTCGAGACCGACCCATAGCGCATTTAAAAAGATTGATCTGAACGGTATGCTGTCCGATATCTGCACCCGGTTTAAAGTCATGTATAACGACAGCCCTGATATAATTTTCAGGTTACCCGAGATTTCTGAAACCCCTTTTTATGCAGATGCTGATGAGGCTCTTTTAACCCGGAGTGTTTCAAATTTGTTAAAAAATGCCTTTGAATCCGTGGGAGACAGCGGGATGGTGATTGTTAAAGTTGCAACGACCCAGAAAGGTGATTGGCAGGTTGATGTCATGGATACGGGTCAAGGAATTCCTCTTGAGGACTTGGAACGTATTTTTGAACCATTTTATACCACTAAATCAAAGGGTTCCGGCTTGGGTCTGGCTTTTGTTAAGCAGGCAGTAACAGCCCATGGAGGCGAGATATCGGCTGTGAACAGGCCTGAAAGCGGGTCGAAGTTCAGCCTGATTATTCCCGGCATAAAGGAATAG